GGACTTTGCCCTTGGACAAGCCACCTTTTTGTGatcagtggctgctgctgaactggaacaaaacaaatgaagcGAGAGCCATCAGCTAAGGAGACCAGATCTCTCAGGGGCCCATACGATGCAGATGCTATCTAAGCTGACACTCGGAACATCCAGACCTACAAATACAAGGCTGAGTGGGTGTTTCCACCCCTGCTGTCCATCCCTCCCCTTAGCAAGCCCAGTGCTGCCTCCCAACCACACCAATGGGCTCGTCTAGCTCTGCCTGCCCCGAAGGCCCTCCAAGCCTGCTTCCACATCCCTTTTACAGGACCCTGCAGGCCCAGGGCCGTGACCTCAGACAACTACCTCTACATGAAATACTTACCATCATCTTATGTCTTCCATCCAGCCATGAGCTGTAAGGTGCAAATCACTAGTCTGCTTGTTCCTACAGCAAGGACACCCCAATTCAGCCAGGGCAGAATCTCCCTTTTGAGGCAGGAATGTGGTCCATGGCATAAGAAGCGACGGCAATTGTGGGCTCCAAAcagcctggcaggcagggggctggggctgagtgCGAAACTCCTCACTGCACCACCCACCCCCTGCAGCAGGTGACACTAGTGACCGAGTACATGGATGGACTCAACTCTGACCAGGCAGtatgttttattgaaatatttacaCAGCTATATCCCAGTTCTCTCTCTGTAAAAAAGTTGATGCATTACCATTAAGCACCGCTTCCCCAGACTTACTCACATCCTTCCCTTTGTCAAGGCTCAAAAAAGCATGTCTGTGGTCTGTGCGGGCACACCATGTGTGGTGGAGTCCAGAGGTACTGAGCAAGAAGAGCTGAGCCAGCAAGCTCCCCGAGTCCAGCATCGCTTTCCCACATGCTGAAGCTACAGGGTTTCAGAGCAGTGCCCTGCATGCCCACTGCCTCTCCAAACACAGCACCCAGGAATCCTCCAGGCAGCACAAGAGCCCCTTAGGTTTTTATAGCTGTGTCTCGGGACTTGTAAGCCACGCCACGGCTCTTCAGCTCTCGGACGATCCCTGCAGCAAGGAGACAAACACATTTCAGTATTCTCTAGGGATGAGGACCCATGAAAAAATCTGGCTGCTCTGTCATGTAGCCTTCATTGCAAAGAGCAAGATCTGGCCAATCACCTTCTTCATTTCTCATAGAACTGTCAAGAGTGTTCCCTCTTCTAGTTTAAATGCCTAGATAGAGCTCCCAAACATCAACTCTTGTTTTGCCTTGGGAAGGAACCAGGCAGAGATTTTATGTACATTATTTTCTACCTGAAAATGTTtgaattttcttccagaaactAGCGatttctcccagataactagcgacaggacaagaggaaacagcctcaaattgttccaggggaggtttagatcaggtattaggaaaaatttcttcactgtttcagtgaagggtggtcaagcattggaacaggcttcccagggaggtggtggaatcaccatccctggaggcatttaaaaaacatgtagatgagttacttagggacatggtttagtggtgggcttggcagtgctgggttaatgtTTGGAGTCGATGATCTAGAtctaaaaggtcttttccaacctataTGATTCTAGGAATCTTATGACTGAAGAGATCAAGCTCTTAATGATACTTCTTAAATCTTTCAGTCACTTCTGTGACCTGCCTGCATGTCCCACCTTCTCAGTAACCCCTTAAGAACAGGGCTAGTAGAAGAGCACCATGGGGTTCAGCATCGCTCTCACCAGCACCACGCACCAAGGGACAGCCAAGCGACAGCTTACAAGACCCAGGAGTGCAGCCTGCTGGTTACCACACTCCCCAGTCCTCTTGCTCCTCCCTGCGACACGGGGATGGGCTGAGCAAGGCCAAATACAGTACATCCCACCTGCACTCCCTTcacctgctgccctgtgctccctgcctgcagctgcatcAAGCTCAGGCCATCATCTGCTGCACTCCAGTTATTTCAGATGTGCACAAAGCTAGGCCAGCAGGCCTTGGCTTCAAGCCTCGTGATGTTCCAGCTCCTTCCCAAGGcagatggcagagctcaggTCAGAAATAAGAAGCCTGGGATTCCAGACACAAGCACAGCTTTCACCCTGGGGATACATGACTGCAGCACTCCCGGGAAGGTGCACAGGTCAGGAGTCTGCTCTGGGGCAACATACAAGGCAGGGGCTCTCAGCTAGATGGATGATGCAGTTTTGGCATGACAGAGATAAGACCAAGCCTCTACACTCTCCGCTCCATCtataaacacacaaaatgcaCCTTAACCTAAGCTTTCAGTGCAGTATGATGATGGAAAGCAGTACCTGCTCACTGAGATTGCCATAACAGCACCCCATCCTGCAGAACTCCTTTCTGTGGACAAACCTTCATGCTTCCCTGTAGCTGAACAGTTTGAAATGCACTCACTTTCCGGAGTCACCCTTTAATCACAGTTTATCCCTCTGCTATCACAGGTTTTAGCCAGTAGCATCTTTAGTATCAACTTCTGGCAGGCATAGTGATGAATGACTGCAGGTAGAACACCTGTCTGCAGCACCCTGAAACCACCCTCCCACTCAGCATCTCCTTCTTGCAGTCACCTTGCTAATCCCCTCACCCACACGGCATATGCTCCCTTCACAACACACAGAGTTCACGGAACCCCCAAATACTGATTTCATCACACAGATCCAGCACAACGCCCTGCCCAGTTTGTCACCGCGGAGATGACTACAGCCCCAACACCTCACGTGCAGAGTAACCCCTCAGCTGCCATCTGCGCAGGAGCCTCCCCTGAACACAAGCCAGCAGCGTTACCTTGGGGCAGGCGGCCGGTCACAGACACTGCGTAGACACCTGGCTTGAAGTTACCTGGGGGAAAGAAAACTCCAAGTTACCCcgcacaacagcagctgggtgggcaaGCATCCCTGCCAGCTTCTGCCTGCACAGGTGCCCCCTCACTGGGAGCAGAAtccccctctgcagcccccacaGAAACTCCCGCTGCCCCCCCGAAGGGTTTGCTACAGAAAACGGACCTCCAGCTCCCAAACCAGCTGGGAAAAAACACTTACTGATTCGCTGCCACTTGGAGACCCAGCTGTCCTCAGGGCTCATCATAGCAATGATCCTGTGGGCGGGATGGAAGTGAGGGGATGCTTCCCAGCCAGGTGACATCGCAGTGCCACCACGGCGacaccagcaccccagggaaCGCGGCCTGCCCGCGCCTGGGCCGCACTCACCCATCGAAGGAGGAGCTGGTGCAGTCGTAGACCATCTCCCGGTTGCCCTTCATCTGCAGGTAGGCATCGCAGTTGTCGCAGCCATCGTACTCGAACTGGTCGATGGTCTGAGGGGGACAGAGGTGTCAGCGCAGGAGGGacggggcccggccgggcccggggctgggggggcagaggggagggccGGGCCGCGGGCAGCCAGGGAGGCCTACGCCGGGGGATGGGAGTCCCGGGGCGGAGGGGAAAGGCCCGTCCGGGCGGGGAGGCGTTCAGAGGCCGAGGGAGGCCCGAGCCGTGCGGCAGGAGGAGAGGGCCGGGCCGGTCGAagggcccgggccggggcccgAGCGGCCGGGCCGAGTGCGGGAGAAGGGCCTGGCCAGGGAggcccgggccgggcgggggagGTGGGCCGGGCGGGAGCGAAGGGCCCAGGCCGCGGCCGGGAGaagggccggggccgggcggggagcagccctgtgcccGGGGCGGGCCGCACCTTGAcgagggagcagagcaggcaagCGCGGAGGTGCCGCAGGTCCTTGGGGACGGTCTCCAGCGCCATCCCGCCGCCGCCGACCGCGCCACCGCCGCGCAGGCGcagagcggggccgggccgggccgagggaGGGCAGTGCGGGCCGGGCCGtgggcgcggagcggggccgggcgcgccGGGCCGtgggcgcggagcggggccgggccggggccgccgcccgtGCGATTCGTGTCCGTGGCGACGCCGGGGCCGCGCTGGCGGCCTGGCCGCGGCGTCGgtacaaagaacaaaaccaggcagGCAGACCAGGTACATGGATAAATATattagtaaataaatatatttctgagCACATCGGCATATTCACACATCTCTTGTTTCTATCGGACATAAATACCgttttgcatatatataaaacgtattattccttttttttttttttttttggtgtgtgtgtgtcataaTTTATTCCCAAGCCCCAAGAACCAGGACAGACTcggaaaaaaaccaaacaacaataaaaaccaACAATAACAAACAAACCTATATTCACATTTCAAAAGGATCTGAACATTACAAACGGGCGAGCAGAGGCTCCGTGTGAGAAGGGCGCCGGTCACgggggggagggctggggcttTGGTTTCGGCCAGAGGGACTTTGGGGTGCTCTGGCTTCCATCAgttttcagctgggattttggatgcaacaa
The Falco rusticolus isolate bFalRus1 chromosome 1, bFalRus1.pri, whole genome shotgun sequence genome window above contains:
- the SUPT4H1 gene encoding transcription elongation factor SPT4: MALETVPKDLRHLRACLLCSLVKTIDQFEYDGCDNCDAYLQMKGNREMVYDCTSSSFDGIIAMMSPEDSWVSKWQRISNFKPGVYAVSVTGRLPQGIVRELKSRGVAYKSRDTAIKT